A window of the Mannheimia granulomatis genome harbors these coding sequences:
- the gorA gene encoding glutathione-disulfide reductase — MAKHYNYIAIGGGSGGIASINRAASYGQKCAIIEAKHLGGTCVNVGCVPKKVMFYGAHIAEAIHRYAPDYGFDLEVNHFDYAKLVESRQAYIERIHGSYNNVLSKNGVDVLNGFARFKDATTIEVSYPDGSTEEVTADHILIATGGRPSIPDVKGAGYGITSDGVFALTELPKRLAIVGAGYIAVELAGVFNSLGVETHLFVRQHAPVRNQDPLIVETLVEVLAQDGVELHTQAIPKEVLKNKDGSLTLQLADGRKTTVDTLVWAIGREPATDVINLEAVGVETNERGFIKVDKFQNTNVPNIYAVGDIIEGGIELTPVAVAAGRRLSERLFNNKPNECLDYNLVPTVIFSHPPIGTIGLTEPQAIEQYGEANVKVYKSSFTAMYTAVTQHRQPCRMKLVCVGADEKIVGLHGIGFGVDEMIQGFAVAIKMGATKADFDSTVAIHPTGSEEFVTMR; from the coding sequence ATGGCTAAACATTATAATTATATAGCTATCGGTGGTGGTAGTGGTGGAATAGCCTCTATCAATCGGGCGGCCAGCTACGGTCAAAAATGTGCAATTATTGAAGCTAAACATTTAGGGGGAACCTGTGTGAATGTTGGCTGTGTGCCGAAAAAAGTTATGTTTTACGGTGCTCACATTGCTGAAGCTATTCATCGATATGCTCCAGACTATGGTTTTGATCTAGAAGTTAACCATTTTGATTATGCAAAATTGGTAGAAAGCCGACAAGCGTATATTGAGCGTATTCATGGTTCTTACAACAATGTATTAAGCAAAAATGGTGTTGATGTACTTAACGGTTTTGCCCGTTTTAAAGATGCTACAACCATTGAGGTGAGTTATCCTGATGGTTCAACAGAAGAAGTAACCGCAGATCATATTTTAATTGCAACAGGTGGACGCCCTAGTATCCCGGATGTGAAAGGGGCGGGGTATGGCATAACTTCTGATGGTGTATTTGCATTAACAGAGTTACCGAAACGTCTTGCCATTGTTGGAGCCGGCTATATTGCAGTTGAATTGGCTGGAGTTTTTAATAGTCTTGGAGTAGAAACACACTTATTTGTGCGTCAACATGCCCCGGTGCGTAACCAAGATCCGTTAATTGTTGAAACTTTAGTTGAAGTGCTAGCCCAGGACGGTGTAGAACTACACACTCAAGCTATTCCAAAAGAAGTGCTGAAAAATAAGGATGGTTCTTTAACTTTACAATTAGCAGACGGACGCAAAACAACAGTAGATACGCTTGTTTGGGCAATTGGCAGGGAACCTGCCACTGATGTGATAAATTTGGAGGCTGTGGGGGTAGAAACCAATGAACGTGGTTTTATTAAAGTCGATAAATTCCAAAATACTAATGTGCCGAATATTTATGCGGTAGGTGATATTATTGAAGGTGGCATTGAGTTAACGCCCGTTGCAGTTGCTGCAGGTCGCCGTTTATCAGAACGTTTGTTTAATAATAAACCAAATGAGTGTTTAGATTACAATTTAGTGCCAACAGTTATATTTAGTCACCCACCTATTGGTACTATTGGATTAACAGAGCCTCAAGCTATAGAGCAGTATGGTGAAGCAAATGTTAAGGTATATAAATCCTCATTTACAGCAATGTATACTGCAGTTACTCAGCATCGTCAGCCTTGCCGAATGAAATTGGTATGTGTAGGGGCTGATGAAAAGATAGTAGGGTTACATGGTATCGGATTTGGCGTAGATGAAATGATTCAAGGTTTCGCTGTAGCGATTAAGATGGGAGCAACAAAAGCTGATTTTGACAGCACAGTGGCTATTCATCCAACAGGTTCTGAAGAATTTGTAACCATGCGTTAA
- a CDS encoding TIGR00645 family protein: MQTELNARANILGKIIFASRWLQLPIYLGLIVVQGIYAYKFIKSLYELVVNLNQMDANTVMLAVLNLIDVVMIANLLVMVIVGGYETFVSRLKVNNHPDQPEWLDHVNATILKVKLSMAIISISSIHLLQTFINASRLDEKTMLWQVVIHIAFIISALAMAYIDKALNSSYIKHKAY; this comes from the coding sequence ATGCAAACAGAATTAAATGCCCGAGCAAACATTTTAGGGAAAATTATTTTTGCCAGCCGTTGGCTACAATTACCGATTTACTTAGGGTTAATTGTTGTTCAAGGGATTTATGCTTATAAATTTATAAAATCTCTGTATGAATTAGTCGTAAATTTAAATCAAATGGATGCCAATACCGTTATGTTAGCGGTGTTGAATTTAATTGATGTGGTGATGATTGCAAACCTGTTAGTCATGGTGATTGTAGGAGGATATGAAACCTTTGTTTCTCGGTTGAAAGTAAACAATCATCCTGACCAACCGGAATGGCTTGATCATGTAAATGCGACCATTTTGAAAGTTAAATTATCGATGGCAATTATTAGCATTTCTTCTATTCATTTGTTGCAAACTTTTATTAATGCTTCCAGATTAGATGAAAAAACGATGTTATGGCAAGTGGTGATTCATATCGCTTTTATCATTTCTGCATTGGCAATGGCCTATATTGATAAGGCTCTTAATTCTTCATATATTAAGCATAAAGCCTATTAG
- a CDS encoding nitroreductase family protein — protein sequence MELKNVIEQRKTIKAFDSSIKINRAELEEMLTLAQLAPSKANLQPWRFVVVDDQQVKKALSANVAFNGPPCETSSVVIAILADLQYERLLGDLLENSVKNGCLHESFRDRSFDFLLNLHNQLSAAEIRDQVLIDSSLVSMQLMLIAKNKGYDTHAIGIFDRDAVLDLLKIDKARYLPVMLLAMGKAAVPALPSCRLPLEYTVSWNDGKGFKK from the coding sequence ATGGAATTAAAAAATGTAATTGAGCAACGTAAAACCATTAAAGCGTTCGATTCAAGTATAAAAATAAACCGAGCCGAGTTAGAAGAAATGCTCACTCTCGCACAACTTGCCCCTTCAAAAGCGAATTTACAACCTTGGCGCTTTGTTGTGGTAGATGACCAACAGGTTAAAAAAGCGCTATCTGCTAATGTAGCCTTTAATGGACCTCCCTGTGAAACTTCCTCGGTAGTAATTGCTATTTTAGCAGACTTACAGTATGAAAGATTATTAGGCGATCTTTTAGAAAATTCAGTGAAAAACGGTTGTTTGCATGAAAGTTTTAGAGATCGTAGTTTTGATTTTTTGTTGAATTTACATAATCAACTAAGTGCAGCAGAGATTCGAGATCAGGTTTTAATTGATTCTAGTTTAGTGTCAATGCAATTAATGCTGATAGCGAAAAATAAAGGTTATGACACTCATGCTATTGGTATTTTTGATCGTGATGCGGTATTGGATTTGTTGAAAATTGATAAAGCACGCTATTTGCCGGTGATGTTGTTAGCCATGGGGAAAGCGGCAGTTCCTGCATTACCAAGCTGTCGTTTGCCACTAGAATACACTGTTTCTTGGAATGATGGAAAAGGCTTTAAAAAATAA
- the fbaA gene encoding class II fructose-bisphosphate aldolase, with protein sequence MSLLNIVKPGVVTGDDVQKVFAYAKEHNFAIPAVNCVGSDSVNAVLETAARVKSPVIVQFSNGGAQFYAGKGIKPTSGARPDVLGAIAGAKHVHQLAVEYGVPVILHTDHAAKNLLPWIDGLLEAGEKHFAETGRPLFSSHMIDLSEEPIEENMEICREYLARMDKIGMTLEIEIGVTGGEEDGVDNSDVDESKLYTQPSEVLYVYDQLSPISPRFTIAAAFGNVHGVYKPGNVKLKPSILGASQEYVSKERGLPAKSLDFVFHGGSGSSREEIREAISYGAIKMNIDTDTQWAAWDGILQFYKANEAYLQGQLGNPTGPDAPNKKYYDPRVWLRKMEESMSKRLEQSFEDLNCVNVL encoded by the coding sequence ATGTCATTATTAAACATCGTAAAACCGGGCGTGGTAACAGGCGACGACGTACAAAAAGTTTTCGCTTACGCTAAAGAACACAACTTCGCAATTCCTGCAGTAAACTGTGTAGGTTCTGACTCTGTAAATGCAGTATTAGAAACTGCCGCACGTGTTAAATCACCGGTAATTGTTCAATTCTCAAACGGTGGTGCACAATTCTATGCCGGTAAAGGTATTAAACCTACCTCAGGTGCTCGTCCTGATGTATTAGGTGCGATTGCAGGTGCGAAACACGTTCACCAATTAGCGGTTGAATACGGTGTGCCTGTTATTCTTCATACAGACCATGCAGCGAAAAACTTACTTCCTTGGATTGACGGCTTATTAGAAGCAGGCGAAAAACACTTTGCAGAAACCGGTCGCCCATTATTTTCTTCACACATGATCGATTTATCTGAAGAGCCAATTGAAGAAAATATGGAAATCTGCCGTGAATATCTAGCACGTATGGATAAAATCGGTATGACCCTTGAAATTGAAATCGGTGTAACCGGTGGTGAAGAAGATGGCGTAGATAACTCAGATGTGGATGAGTCTAAACTTTACACTCAACCATCAGAAGTGTTATATGTTTATGACCAATTAAGCCCAATCAGCCCACGTTTCACTATTGCAGCGGCATTTGGTAACGTACACGGTGTTTACAAACCGGGTAATGTGAAATTAAAACCGTCTATTTTAGGGGCTTCACAAGAGTATGTTTCTAAAGAGCGTGGTTTACCTGCGAAATCATTAGACTTCGTATTCCACGGTGGTTCAGGTTCTTCTCGTGAAGAGATCCGTGAAGCAATCAGCTACGGTGCAATCAAAATGAACATTGATACCGATACTCAATGGGCAGCGTGGGATGGTATCCTTCAATTCTACAAAGCAAACGAAGCGTACTTACAAGGTCAATTAGGCAACCCGACAGGCCCTGATGCACCAAATAAAAAATACTACGATCCACGTGTTTGGTTACGTAAAATGGAAGAGTCTATGTCTAAACGCTTAGAGCAATCTTTCGAAGACTTAAACTGTGTGAACGTATTATAA
- a CDS encoding phosphoglycerate kinase, translated as MSVIKMADLDLAGKRLFIRADLNVPVKDGKVTSDARIVATIPTLKLALQKGAKVMVTSHLGRPTEGVFEEANSLQPVVDYLNASDLGVPVRLVRDYLDGVDVKENEIVVLENVRINKGEKKNDPELAKKYAALCDVFVMDAFGTAHRAEGSTYGVAEYAPVACAGPLLAAELDALGKALKEPQRPMLAIVGGSKVSTKLTVLDSLSKIADQLIVGGGIANTFIAAEGHAVGKSLYEEDLIPEAKRLAQVTNIPVPVDVRVGTEFSETAPATEKAVNEVQADESIFDIGEKSAEQLAEIIRNSKTILWNGPVGVFEFPNFRKGTEVISNAIAEATANGAFSIAGGGDTLAAIDLFGIKDKISYISTGGGAFLEFVEGKVLPAVEILEKRANG; from the coding sequence ATGTCTGTTATTAAAATGGCTGACCTTGATTTAGCGGGTAAACGCTTATTTATTCGTGCTGATCTTAACGTGCCGGTAAAAGATGGCAAAGTGACATCGGATGCGCGTATTGTAGCAACCATTCCAACCTTAAAATTAGCCTTACAAAAAGGGGCTAAAGTGATGGTAACTTCTCACTTAGGTCGCCCAACGGAAGGCGTTTTTGAAGAAGCAAATTCTTTACAACCTGTGGTAGATTATCTAAATGCCTCAGATTTAGGTGTTCCGGTACGTTTAGTACGTGATTACTTAGACGGCGTTGATGTCAAAGAAAATGAAATTGTTGTACTTGAAAATGTACGTATTAATAAAGGTGAAAAGAAAAACGATCCGGAACTTGCGAAAAAATATGCTGCACTTTGTGACGTATTTGTAATGGACGCTTTTGGTACTGCTCACCGTGCAGAAGGTTCAACCTATGGTGTAGCAGAATATGCGCCTGTTGCTTGTGCCGGTCCATTATTAGCGGCCGAATTGGATGCTTTAGGTAAAGCATTAAAAGAACCACAACGCCCGATGCTCGCGATTGTTGGTGGTTCAAAAGTTTCAACTAAATTAACTGTTCTAGATTCCCTTTCAAAAATTGCCGACCAATTAATTGTAGGTGGCGGTATCGCAAATACCTTTATCGCAGCAGAAGGCCACGCGGTAGGTAAATCATTATACGAAGAAGATTTAATCCCTGAAGCAAAACGTTTAGCACAAGTAACAAATATTCCTGTGCCTGTTGATGTGCGTGTTGGTACGGAATTCTCTGAAACTGCACCGGCAACTGAAAAAGCGGTGAACGAAGTTCAAGCAGATGAGTCAATTTTTGATATTGGTGAAAAATCAGCAGAGCAATTAGCAGAAATTATCCGTAATTCGAAAACCATTCTTTGGAACGGTCCAGTAGGTGTATTTGAATTCCCTAACTTCCGTAAAGGTACTGAAGTGATTTCAAATGCAATCGCAGAAGCAACAGCAAACGGTGCTTTCTCTATCGCAGGTGGTGGTGATACTTTAGCAGCTATCGACTTATTCGGCATCAAAGATAAAATTTCTTATATTTCAACCGGTGGCGGTGCTTTCTTAGAGTTTGTTGAAGGTAAAGTATTGCCGGCAGTTGAAATTTTAGAAAAACGTGCAAACGGCTAA
- a CDS encoding sodium-dependent transporter: MANQKEERQSWSNRLAYIMTVAGATVGFGATWRFPYLVGENGGGAYVFLFCIAMIVIGIPMILVENVIGRRMRVNAVDAFGGEANGKKIASAWKILGYMGLLGSFGILAYYMVLGGWVLNYIGSLLTGSLDLSTPITVETTYQFFQQSIFNSPATIIGYTALFVLVNYFILVKGIVDGIERSVKYLMPILFIFLIIMVIRNVTLPGAAEGISFYLMPDFSKITPKLFVFVLGQVFFALSLGFGVLITLSSYLDKNENLVKTATITGIMNTVIAVLAGFMIFPSLFSFGVAPNSGPTLVFQSLPIVFSNMWGGTVFAIIFFSLLVVAALTTSLTIYEVIITSLQEKANISRKKAIFLTLATIFVLGNIPSALSDNVLKEVQIMGKGIFDAFDYISGNILFILTALGSAIFVGFVLKDEAKEELGAGKTLTNIWFNYVRFVIPLIILVIFFNSL; encoded by the coding sequence ATGGCAAATCAAAAGGAAGAGCGTCAATCCTGGTCAAATAGATTGGCGTATATTATGACGGTTGCAGGGGCAACTGTTGGTTTTGGTGCAACTTGGCGTTTTCCCTATTTAGTTGGTGAAAATGGAGGTGGTGCTTATGTTTTCTTATTTTGTATCGCTATGATTGTTATCGGTATTCCGATGATTTTGGTTGAAAATGTTATTGGACGTCGCATGCGTGTTAATGCGGTAGATGCTTTCGGCGGAGAAGCCAATGGTAAAAAAATTGCCTCAGCTTGGAAGATTTTAGGCTATATGGGGTTACTCGGTTCCTTTGGTATTTTGGCCTACTATATGGTACTTGGTGGTTGGGTGCTGAATTATATCGGCAGTCTGTTAACAGGGAGCTTAGATCTTTCTACTCCAATCACAGTAGAAACAACTTACCAATTTTTCCAGCAAAGTATTTTTAACAGCCCTGCAACTATTATTGGATATACGGCTTTATTTGTGCTGGTAAATTACTTTATTTTAGTGAAAGGGATTGTGGATGGTATTGAGCGCTCGGTCAAATATCTGATGCCGATTTTATTCATTTTCCTGATTATTATGGTGATCCGAAATGTGACTTTGCCGGGTGCAGCTGAGGGTATTTCATTTTATTTAATGCCTGATTTTTCTAAAATTACGCCTAAGCTATTTGTGTTTGTACTAGGTCAGGTATTCTTTGCATTAAGTTTAGGATTTGGGGTATTGATTACACTTTCAAGCTATTTGGATAAAAATGAAAATTTAGTTAAAACGGCAACCATTACAGGCATAATGAATACTGTGATTGCGGTACTTGCCGGTTTTATGATTTTCCCGTCCTTGTTTAGTTTTGGGGTGGCACCAAATTCTGGCCCGACTTTAGTATTCCAAAGTTTACCTATTGTATTCTCGAATATGTGGGGCGGAACAGTTTTTGCAATTATTTTCTTTAGCTTGTTGGTAGTCGCAGCTTTAACCACTTCATTAACGATTTATGAAGTGATTATTACCTCATTACAAGAGAAAGCGAATATTAGCCGCAAAAAAGCTATCTTTTTAACATTAGCGACGATCTTCGTATTGGGTAATATTCCTTCCGCTCTTAGTGATAATGTTTTAAAAGAGGTGCAAATTATGGGTAAAGGTATTTTTGATGCTTTTGACTATATTAGTGGAAATATTCTCTTTATTTTGACTGCCTTAGGTAGCGCTATTTTTGTCGGCTTTGTCTTAAAAGATGAAGCTAAAGAGGAGCTGGGAGCGGGTAAAACTTTAACGAATATCTGGTTTAATTACGTCCGCTTCGTGATCCCACTTATTATCTTAGTGATTTTCTTTAATTCACTTTAA
- a CDS encoding Dam family site-specific DNA-(adenine-N6)-methyltransferase codes for MNHPKHRAFLKWAGGKYRLISDIQTHLPKKACLVEPFVGAGSVFLNTDFDRYILADVNPDLINLFNVIKGDVEQYIAHTKLLFLHPKANTEAFYKARRAEFNRSKDSFRRSVIFLYLNRFGYNGLCRYNKKQGYNVPFGRYKTHYFPEKELRFFAEKAQKAEFVCADFEQVFEQIKQSPNDCVIYCDPPYAPLKQETNFTQYAGGGFSLTQQMRLAQLAFEMKEQGIPVLISNHDTEFTRQIYQSAQMQSIQVQRSIGQKADSRIKVGELFALFI; via the coding sequence ATGAATCATCCTAAACATAGAGCCTTTTTAAAATGGGCAGGCGGTAAATATCGCTTAATATCAGATATCCAAACCCATTTGCCGAAAAAGGCTTGTTTAGTTGAGCCTTTTGTCGGTGCGGGTTCGGTTTTTCTAAATACTGACTTTGACCGCTATATTTTAGCTGATGTTAATCCTGATTTAATCAATCTTTTCAATGTAATAAAAGGTGATGTAGAGCAATATATTGCTCATACGAAATTACTTTTTTTACACCCTAAAGCAAATACAGAAGCCTTTTATAAAGCACGTCGTGCGGAATTTAATCGTTCAAAAGATAGTTTTCGTCGCTCAGTGATTTTTCTCTATTTAAATCGTTTTGGTTATAACGGGTTGTGTCGTTATAATAAAAAACAGGGCTATAACGTGCCGTTTGGGCGTTATAAAACGCATTATTTCCCAGAAAAAGAGTTGCGTTTTTTTGCAGAAAAAGCTCAGAAAGCGGAGTTTGTTTGTGCGGATTTTGAGCAGGTGTTTGAGCAGATTAAACAATCACCGAATGATTGTGTTATCTATTGCGATCCTCCCTATGCGCCTTTAAAGCAGGAAACTAATTTTACCCAATATGCCGGAGGAGGGTTTAGTTTGACGCAACAAATGCGTTTGGCTCAGTTAGCTTTTGAAATGAAAGAGCAGGGCATTCCTGTTTTAATCTCTAATCATGATACGGAATTTACTCGCCAAATTTATCAGTCTGCACAAATGCAGTCTATTCAGGTACAGCGTTCTATTGGGCAGAAGGCAGATTCAAGAATCAAAGTGGGCGAGTTATTCGCACTTTTTATTTAA
- the aroB gene encoding 3-dehydroquinate synthase: MLQVNVELKERSYPIIIGAGLLNEPASYHPLKAGDKVMVVSNPTIATHYLATVTQALTELGCQVDSVLIPDGEQHKTLDSLNLIFTALLEKNHNRDTTLIALGGGVIGDVAGFAAASYQRGIRFIQIPTTLLAQVDSSVGGKTAVNHPLGKNMIGAFYQPVSVIVDTDTLHTLAKREVSAGLAEVIKYGAIFDLPFFEWLEKHIDDLVNLQQDALEYCIQRCCQLKADVVARDETEKGDRALLNLGHTFGHAIEARMGYGVWLHGEAVSVGMLEAAALSHILGDLSEKDVGRLEKLLARSNLPTVSPDGMEPVEYLPYMWRDKKVLSGQLRLILLKSLGQAYVSAKATEAQVLASIERFTQR, translated from the coding sequence ATGTTGCAAGTAAATGTTGAATTAAAAGAACGCAGTTACCCGATTATAATTGGTGCAGGCCTATTAAATGAGCCTGCCAGTTATCACCCATTAAAAGCAGGTGATAAAGTCATGGTGGTTTCAAATCCAACTATTGCAACTCACTATCTTGCTACTGTTACACAAGCCTTGACGGAGTTAGGTTGTCAGGTTGATTCGGTTTTAATTCCTGATGGTGAACAGCATAAAACCTTAGACTCATTAAACTTAATTTTTACCGCGCTTTTAGAAAAAAATCACAACCGAGATACTACTCTTATTGCATTAGGGGGTGGCGTGATTGGCGATGTAGCGGGTTTTGCAGCAGCTTCTTACCAGCGAGGCATCCGCTTTATCCAGATTCCAACAACCTTGTTGGCACAAGTAGATTCATCTGTGGGTGGAAAAACAGCGGTGAATCATCCCCTTGGCAAAAATATGATTGGTGCATTTTACCAGCCGGTTTCAGTTATTGTAGATACTGATACTTTGCACACTTTAGCAAAGCGTGAAGTGAGTGCAGGATTAGCGGAGGTAATTAAATATGGGGCTATTTTTGACTTGCCGTTTTTTGAATGGTTGGAAAAGCATATTGATGATTTAGTTAATTTACAACAAGATGCTTTGGAATATTGTATTCAGCGTTGCTGTCAGTTAAAGGCAGATGTGGTTGCCCGTGATGAAACAGAAAAGGGCGATCGTGCGTTGTTAAACCTAGGTCATACTTTTGGTCATGCTATTGAAGCAAGAATGGGCTATGGTGTATGGCTTCATGGAGAGGCAGTGTCTGTTGGAATGCTTGAGGCTGCTGCCTTATCTCATATTTTAGGTGATTTAAGTGAAAAGGATGTCGGTCGTTTGGAAAAGCTACTGGCACGATCTAATTTGCCGACCGTTTCTCCTGACGGCATGGAGCCTGTGGAATATTTGCCTTATATGTGGCGTGATAAAAAAGTGTTGAGTGGTCAATTACGTTTAATTTTATTGAAATCGCTTGGTCAAGCTTATGTTTCGGCAAAAGCAACTGAAGCACAAGTGTTGGCATCTATTGAGCGTTTTACCCAGCGTTAA
- the aroK gene encoding shikimate kinase AroK, which translates to MAEKRNIFLVGPMGAGKSTIGRQLAQILGMEFIDSDSVIEERAGAEIDWIFDVEGEAGFRKREERILNELTQNHGIVLSTGGGSVLSKDNRNVLSARGIVVYLETTVDKQFERTQRDKKRPLLKTEDPRKTLEEIAKIRNPLYEEIADITIHTDEQSAKVVATQIIDLIDNLQ; encoded by the coding sequence ATGGCTGAAAAACGTAATATTTTTTTAGTTGGGCCTATGGGGGCAGGTAAAAGCACTATTGGTCGCCAGCTCGCTCAAATTTTAGGTATGGAGTTTATTGATTCCGATAGTGTTATTGAGGAAAGAGCTGGTGCGGAAATTGATTGGATTTTTGATGTTGAAGGTGAAGCCGGATTTCGTAAACGTGAAGAGCGAATTCTGAACGAATTAACGCAAAATCATGGTATTGTACTTTCAACCGGTGGTGGTTCCGTATTATCCAAAGATAATCGTAATGTATTATCTGCCCGTGGTATTGTGGTTTATTTAGAAACGACGGTTGATAAACAATTTGAGCGAACCCAACGTGATAAAAAGCGTCCTCTATTAAAGACGGAAGATCCGCGTAAAACGCTAGAAGAGATAGCGAAAATCCGTAATCCGCTTTATGAAGAAATTGCCGACATTACTATTCATACGGATGAACAAAGTGCGAAAGTAGTTGCAACACAAATTATCGATTTAATAGATAATTTACAATAG